In the genome of candidate division KSB1 bacterium, one region contains:
- a CDS encoding DUF5989 family protein, whose protein sequence is MSKISIVNELWLFLKARKKWWLTPIVVFLLLLGFLIIFTEGSALAPFIYALF, encoded by the coding sequence ATGAGTAAGATTTCCATTGTGAATGAGCTTTGGCTGTTTTTGAAAGCACGAAAGAAATGGTGGCTGACTCCAATTGTTGTATTTTTATTGTTGCTTGGGTTCTTAATTATTTTTACAGAAGGATCGGCATTGGCACCATTTATTTATGCCCTATTCTGA
- a CDS encoding SGNH/GDSL hydrolase family protein: MGAKLKRLAINFSLMLFVFIVLLALGELGANLLVKLGKGQRQQIMGEADNIVMNSPNKDLEFVFKPHYVNADGDTVTNALGFHELDWSPAELDESKVILNIGDSITFGANIKDLNQVYGKVVQSLARQNFPEQKIIVYNAGVGGYNIWQERAMLRELDGQLKYDMVLLGLCLNDSSPKMYVSEDIKGAVVNVSGEIESARELFSRKFFNRFKLYVMFKEAVKSMQRRYPRLFPSSMLWHNMLVKGDGWASLKNTILEMHQELSERNIPLVVAIFPYAHQLKLTAQDNIIQNDLVQFCQAHQIPCLDLFEAYQQHQGQIQWDAEGIHPDINGHRIAGEAIYQFLVEQKLIPFDNDEERQHE, translated from the coding sequence ATGGGAGCAAAGTTGAAAAGGCTGGCGATTAATTTTTCATTGATGCTGTTTGTTTTCATCGTTTTGCTTGCGCTGGGAGAGTTGGGAGCAAACTTGCTGGTCAAATTGGGGAAGGGCCAACGCCAACAAATAATGGGAGAGGCCGATAATATTGTCATGAATTCGCCGAACAAGGACTTGGAATTTGTGTTCAAGCCTCATTATGTTAATGCAGACGGCGACACAGTGACCAATGCTCTCGGCTTTCATGAACTGGATTGGTCGCCAGCCGAATTAGATGAAAGCAAAGTGATCTTAAACATTGGTGATTCGATTACTTTCGGCGCTAATATCAAAGACCTTAATCAAGTCTATGGGAAAGTTGTGCAATCATTGGCACGCCAAAATTTCCCAGAGCAGAAGATCATTGTGTATAATGCCGGAGTTGGTGGCTATAACATCTGGCAGGAGCGCGCCATGCTTCGCGAGCTGGATGGTCAGCTCAAATACGATATGGTGCTGCTGGGATTATGCCTCAATGACAGCAGTCCCAAAATGTACGTGAGTGAAGACATCAAAGGAGCGGTGGTCAATGTGTCGGGCGAAATTGAGTCGGCTCGAGAACTGTTTTCTCGCAAGTTTTTTAATCGCTTCAAACTCTATGTAATGTTCAAAGAAGCAGTCAAATCAATGCAACGCCGTTACCCGCGTTTGTTCCCCAGCTCCATGCTCTGGCATAATATGTTAGTCAAGGGAGATGGATGGGCCAGTTTGAAAAATACGATTTTGGAAATGCACCAGGAATTGAGCGAGCGAAACATTCCTCTGGTCGTGGCTATTTTCCCTTATGCCCATCAATTGAAATTGACCGCTCAGGACAATATTATCCAGAACGATTTGGTCCAGTTTTGCCAGGCCCATCAAATCCCTTGTTTGGATCTGTTCGAAGCCTATCAGCAACATCAGGGACAGATCCAATGGGATGCCGAGGGGATTCATCCTGACATCAACGGCCATCGAATTGCCGGAGAAGCGATTTATCAATTCTTAGTCGAACAAAAATTAATTCCATTTGATAACGATGAGGAGAGACAGCATGAGTAA
- a CDS encoding SxtJ family membrane protein: protein MQKKAITNKQLRTFGLVLALFLGGIGLVQFLKGHIPGNYWFWATGGLILVVSQAIPKLIKPLYSIALFLGHILGWINTRLILGLIYYLIFTPIGLIMRISGKDPLHRKFDKQATSYWNISPRTAIPKEQYLRQF from the coding sequence ATGCAAAAAAAAGCAATCACCAACAAGCAGCTTCGAACTTTTGGACTGGTCTTGGCGCTATTTCTTGGCGGTATTGGTCTTGTGCAATTTTTAAAAGGGCATATCCCTGGCAATTACTGGTTTTGGGCAACTGGCGGCTTGATATTGGTGGTCAGCCAAGCGATCCCGAAGCTGATCAAACCGCTCTACTCCATTGCGCTGTTCCTGGGCCATATCCTGGGCTGGATCAATACCCGATTGATACTGGGACTGATCTATTACCTGATTTTCACTCCGATTGGGCTGATCATGAGGATTTCAGGAAAAGATCCCCTGCATCGTAAATTCGATAAGCAGGCAACCTCTTATTGGAATATTTCACCCAGGACCGCGATACCGAAAGAGCAATATCTGCGGCAGTTCTGA